Proteins co-encoded in one Nicotiana sylvestris chromosome 7, ASM39365v2, whole genome shotgun sequence genomic window:
- the LOC104245317 gene encoding uncharacterized protein, translating into MRFRQRSFASSGESVACFDSSSVGPISIPEALPAAMESNLDNAKPDEVTELKIAFDLDDGNLSPIDNSEVPLEMLESLIGNTLNPTDFTSSIVSTGGNFDVDTPLEVNIDEEEYSWNYVCKVLADITDREIDMGIEDSMKIATQVFEKMGHKCCTKVLSDDYDLDDGNSEDDNVLADNSQNDICELPSHIIDMTSFLISFAKYEFKVKHSTALINGINCPLADTLRFSCQVLSLVPHSNTWAKDARIIGLPTSSSVDKWFDTGRELIIVSGYASLLHIPLSSASYAHTLSEAIKKGCSCLFAKSYNLGQLGGIELDVESFNTMYLDKCFGVPENIENQHLDKFFMKYAQGLPVKELHSDKVKVRISEFIVSAKNECEVLEQAMGNQLIDARRQTKLTTVSSPAYFGCYIITKPLESLSPNINFMWRVNLQLYSSSPAGFVVYLTFPNLPFDPGIHDIPIAFAVDLNMFTNSSVLSIYDPIATLWGDWVYSEGK; encoded by the coding sequence ATGCGATTTCGACAACGGAGCTTCGCAAGTTCGGGAGAGAGTGTGGCCTGTTTTGACTCCAGTAGCGTCGGACCTATATCTATACCAGAAGCCCTTCCTGCTGCAATGGAATCTAATTTAGACAATGCAAAACCAGATGAGGTCACAGAATTGAAGATTGCTTTTGATTTGGATGATGGCAACTTAAGTCCTATTGACAATTCCGAGGTCCCTCTTGAGATGTTAGAATCCCTGATTGGTAATACTTTGAACCCCACTGATTTTACTTCCTCAATAGTTTCAACCGGTGGCAATTTTGATGTGGATACACCACTGGAAGTTAATATTGATGAGGAGGAATATTCATGGAACTATGTCTGCAAGGTGCTTGCTGACATTACCGATAGGGAAATCGACATGGGCATTGAAGATTCAATGAAGATTGCCACCCAGGTGTTCGAGAAAATGGGGCATAAGTGCTGCACCAAGGTACTCTCTGATGACTATGATTTGGATGATGGAAACTCAGAGGACGACAATGTGCTTGCTGACAATTCCCAAAATGATATATGCGAGTTGCCTAGTCATATTATCGATATGACTTCATTTCTGATTTCTTTTGCTAAATATGAGTTTAAGGTTAAACATAGCACCGCGCTAATTAACGGAATCAATTGCCCGTTGGCAGACACCTTAAGGTTTTCCTGTCAAGTACTTTCACTGGTACCACACTCTAATACTTGGGCTAAGGATGCAAGAATTATTGGACTACCAACTTCTAGTTCTGTGGACAAGTGGTTCGACACAGGGCGGGAACTTATCATTGTTTCAGGTTACGCATCTCTTCTTCATATTCCTTTAAGTTCTGCATCATATGCACACACACTATCTGAAGCAATTAAAAAGGGATGTAGTTGTTTATTTGCAAAGTCGTATAATTTGGGGCAATTAGGTGGAATCGAATTGGATGTTGAGTCCTTTAATACCATGTATCTTGATAAATGTTTCGGGGTACCGGAGAATATTGAAAATCAACATCTGGATAAATTTTTCATGAAGTATGCGCAAGGCCTCCCAGTAAAAGAACTTCATTCGGATAAAGTCAAGGTGAGAATCTCCGAATTTATTGTGTCTGCAAAAAATGAATGCGAGGTTTTGGAGCAGGCAATGGGGAACCAATTGATAGATGCACGAAGGCAAACCAAATTGACGACGGTGAGTTCTCCTGCTTATTTTGGGTGCTATATTATCACAAAGCCTCTAGAAAGCCTTTCCCCAAACATCAATTTTATGTGGAGGGTGAATCTGCAACTATATTCTTCTTCGCCAGCAGGTTTCGTTGTTTATCTCACCTTTCCAAATCTTCCATTTGATCCTGGTATACATGATATCCCTATAGCCTTTGCTGTAGACCTGAATATGTTTACAAATAGTAGTGTTCTTTCTATTTATGATCCAATAGCTACACTGTGGGGTGATTGGGTTTATAGTGAGGGAAAATAA